The genomic segment ACCCTCCTGTCCCAATTCTTTTATCCATGCAAAGTTAGGCACTGCCATGCTGTATTACATCTGCTAAGCCTGGGCTTGAAATGCCACTTGCTGCTATGTCTGCAACAAAGTCACACTGCCTCTCTACTCGACATTGGGAaatgtaattgccgataacgGCACAAGCATGGTAAAAGCAGTCTGTTTAGCTGGCATGACACACTTTCCCTGTATGGTACGTGTGCTAAATCCTGTAGTCAAATGTTTCTTAAAAAATTGTGGCAGTCTCAGGGATGTGCTTGCTTTGTGCAGGAAAGTTTATGCTCAGTTCAGCTGTTGTTATGTTTTTAAATAGGCCCTTCTTCACCTACAGCGCCAAAATAGTCTTCCTCATTGCCAATTCATTTGTAACATTCCAACATGGTGGAACTCAAGATTACACATTGGACCGTCTGCACCAGTAGAGAAAAGTGGTGTCAGACTTCCTAATGCAGCAAACAGACAATTTTTGGAGCTAGTGTGACTTTCAGCTAAGTCATTAGCAGATAATCTGAGAAAATTGTCACATGTTGAGGCCTTTCAATGAGTAAACAAGATTTTTCAGCAAGGACAATATTAGAATTAGTGATGTTATGCCGCTTCTGAAGCAAACACTCCCATGGATGATTGAGGAAGGCGGAATGGAGGAAGGTTCACATCTAGCTGGTAGCAATATTAATGTTCTTCTTAAGGAGGAGTTGGATGGTGGGGATAAGAAAATGGGACCTGAGGAGGATAATTTGGAGACGGAATCTGTAAAAGGCATAGGAGACGAGGAACCCTCATAAGGTGGCAGTGataatgatgaggaggatgatgatgaggaccaGGATTACCAACCTTGATAGTATAGTATGGAGGCAGAACAAGTCGGGCACTCAGAAAAACTTGTATGGATGACAAGCTGTATGCTTTCTTGCTTGCACAGTGACAGGTATATTGTGTACTTGAAGGAAAGAGATGGATACTGGATAGCCACATTCTTAAACCCTTTGGAATAAAGCCAAAAATGTTTTCACCTTCTAAAACGTAGGATGAATTGGATTTTTAGAGGGAGAAGCTACACAGCCAGATTGCCCCAGCTTTCCAGCACCAAACACCCACTGAACTAGTCAACGCTCCACTCCCTCTGCCAGCATTACCCCACcaagaagcaggagcagcagcaTCTTTATGTTGGAGTACATGATGACAAAGATTTAACGTCCGGTATTTGTCCAACCTGACATGAATCATCCCAAAAGGGATGTACACCCTCATCTGAATAACTAGATTAATGCATAACTGAGCTGTGCCATTTTTTCGACAGAAACCATGATCCCACATCCCATGGACTACTAGTTCATCAGATTAGACCATTGACCAGAACTTGTCCAGTTTGCCATTGGTGTCCTGTCTTATCCACCATCTAGTGTAGCATATGTGGCAGGTGGCAGCGTTTGCCAGCAATGTGGAAAATTTGGTaaggatcagtgaggaatttaaacctcTTGTGACAGATGTCACTGATTAAACAGTACTACCACCAACCCCACTGGCTGCTACAACTCTCACCAGTTTattactgtttgctgtctgggctactactactcccacaagTCCACCaattcctgctgtatgctggatactacaacttccaccagtccaccactgagtTCTGTAAGTTGGCTACAACTtccacccttgctgctgctactaccagccaggctTACACATACACAACTCATAATTCCCACCACCACCCCTGCGATTCCCCTTCCTACTACAGGTCCCACCAGTCTGCCactgcctgctgtatgctggctactacatttcccatctgtcaatcactgcctgctgtcctctggctactacaactcccaccagtccaccaccttaTACTGTCCGCTGGCTTCTACAGCTCTCACAAGTCCATCACTACCTGTAATcccctggctactacaactccatcAGTCCAATATTGCTTGGCTACTACAACTCGCACCAGTCCACTACTGTCTGCTGTCCTGTCAACTGGCTTCTACAACTCGCACTAGTCCACGACTGCCTTctgtgctgtctgctggctactacaactcccaccaatcTGCCACTGCCTGTTGTCCTGTCCTCTTGCTACTACAACTTTCACCAGTCCGCCACTGCCTGCTGAACTCTCATTCAGGACGTCAGGTGGGGTAATATGTCTTGCAGTGTTCCCCTTTCCCTTCTGCAGAAATGACTGAGCTCCAGAAAACATGGAACTTATACACTTTGTCATCAATTTTGATCAGTACTGAGCCGGATTGCCGACTATATGTGACAGCACCCTGACTTTctcttttgtttgcttttttagaGAAAACCAATGAAGAATGAAACATCGGATAAATGTTTTTATATGTTACCATTTTCTGGACAGACAAGGAATAAACCGctcatttacacttttttttccctgatATATTTGGTCGGAGTTCTTCTCAATTCTTCCATTATCACAGCCATATGTCTGGATGTTCAGTTACATAAACCAATGTATCTCTTTATCTGTAATTTGTCAattgtagacatattttatacatCGGTCACGGTTCCTAAATTACTGCACATATTATTGTCTGGGAATCATATTGTTTCCTTCTCACAATGTTATACTCAGTtgtacttttattttactgtagcgactgcagaggaaattcttctcttcaTTATGGCTTATGACCGATATGTTGCTATCTGCCTCCCCTTACATTATCATCGTATCCTGAGTCGGAGAAATTGTATCCTGATCACTATTGGGTTTTGGCCAGTGGCCTTTATAAACTCTTTAGTGTTATTAACCACAGTTTTATACATGACCTCCTGTCACTCCAACATCATCCACCAGTTCTTCTGTGATGTGAAGTCACTAACAAAGACAACCTGCACAGGAACACTAATGCTGTTTGTAATAGCAGGTATAGAAATTTTGGTCTTGGGCTTTATTCCTTTGATGTGCACTTTTATTTCTTACATTAACATTTTCTCTGTCATCTTTAAGATGAAGTCAAAAGAAAGCCGAAAAAAGGCCTTCTCCACCTGCTTTTCCCACATCATTGTTGTCTGTATTTACTTTGGGACATGCCTAATAGGGTATATGATACCACCTTACTCTGATATTCTGGACTTAATCTTTACAATAGTTTATACAACTATCACCCCCATGATGAATCCGATCATTTACAGTCTACAGAATTCCAATGTACAATCTGCATTGCTGAAGTTAATGAAGTTAAGATATATTCTAAAGAGCAGACAAGAATTAAAACAAAAAGTGAAGtagaaaaacttcagaacatttcCTTAAATAAGCATTACACTTATTTTACAAAAGGGAATTCAATTTCTGGAGGTGTTAAGCTGGACAGGGATGAGTGCAGCCTCATACTGTGTCATGACCTCTGTCCCGGCCTTGTTGGGTGCCCACATCTACGGTGCTGATCCCTACGCTTCTAAGGTGCAGTGAAGTCAAAGTATCAAGCAAACACAGTATAGAAATCAGGGAACAGGTCagggcacaaagggttaaccaacAACATCACAGCAAAAAGACAGACAGGGAAAGCACATACAATCAAATAATTAGAGACAAACAAGACACATAGGTAACAAAGAAAGTGTTGCAATTCAGATACAGTAAGCAAAAGAGGAGTCAGAGAATGAGTCAAGTATATATAGATACATGGGACAGCTAAAACTAGAGCCAGGGACAAGGAAGAATCCTTTATCTCAGGCAAATGTGTGAAAGCAAAGTGCAGCTAAAATCGATCAGGAGGGTGTGGTCACTATGGCTGGACACAATTGGCTAGTTGTCCAATCCTTCTTATTGGCCCAGGGATGATCACCGCAACGGTCGACACCGCAGCTGAACAGGAGGGTCTGGAGCTGCTGTCAGAGCAAGAAAGCAAACATACCTGCTACAGGACCATTAAgagagaaaaattaaaaaaaatgtgtatgccAATGTGCCCTTCAGTCACTTTACTATAGCAAAAGGTGTCGGTTTGGCATATCTTTGTCCAGAATATATCAGGGCCAGTTTAAGACAATGGGCATCCCTGAGCAAAATTGCAATGCCGAACTATTGAACAAACACAGTCAGTTCAGAAGGAGGCGTGCAGAGAGCTCCAGCGCCAATCTATAGCACTTCTGGGGAACTTAAAAATTCAGTAGGCAAAACCATAATTTATATGTCTCTCCTACATAGAACATTATTTACGTACATCTATAGTTATCAAAGAATACAGCTGTACCAGGAACAAATATTACcattatacagtcattatatattaCTTCATGCTATTACTGAACAAATCTCAATGTACAAAAAACAATCTTATTAATGATACCACTATATGGCCTAAATAATGGCTCCATAACATGCCTACTACCACTATAAAGTGACTGAAGAatattactgttacgcctagcgctccgggtccccgctcctccccggagcgctcacggcgtctttctccctgcagctccccggtcagtcccgctgaccgggagcgctgctctgtcatggccgttggggatgcgattcgcacagcgggacgcgcccgctcgcgaatcgcatcccaggtcacttacccgttcccgtcccctgctgtcatgtgctggcgcgcgcggctccgctctctagggcgcgcgcgcgccagctccctgagacttaaagggccagtgcaccaatgattggtgcctggcccaattagcttaattggctcccacctggtccctgactatatctaacctcctcccatgcacttccttgccggatcttgttgccattgtgacagtgaaagcgttccttgtatgttcctagcctgtgttccagacctcctgccgttgcccctgactacgatccttgctgcctgccccgaccttctgctacgtccgaccttgcttctgtctactcccttgtaccgcgcctatcttcagcagccagagaggttgagccgttgctagtggatacgacctggtcactaccgccgcagcaagaccatcccgctttgcggcgggctctggtgaaaaccagtagtgacttagaaccgatccactagcacggtcctcgctatccctctctggcacagaggatccacctcctgccagccggcatcgtgacagtagatccggccatggatcccgctgaagttcctctgccagttgtcgctgacctccctacgctggtcgcccagcaagctcgtcagatcgcccagcagtcgcaacagatagcgcaacaagatcaccagctgtcgtacttgaccaccatgacacagcaactccagtcacaactacagcaagtacagtcgcagctacagcagcaacaaccatctcctccgccagctccagcaccccttccgcggcgagtggccgctcctagcctccgcctgtccttgccggacaaatttaatggggactctaagttttgccgtggctttctttcgcaatgttccttgcacttggagatgatgtcggatcagtttcctactgaaaggtctaaggtggctttcgtagtcagccttctgtctggaaaagccctgtcatgggccacaccgctctgggaccgcgatgaccccgtcactgcctctgtacactccttcttctcggaaattcgaagtgtctttgaggaacctgcccgagcctcttctgctgagactgccctgctgaacctggtccagggtaattcctccgttggcgagtacgccatacaattccgtactcttgcttctgaactatcctggaataatgaggctctctgcgcgacctttaaaaaaggcctatccagcaacattaaagatgttctggccgcacgagagactcctgctaacctgcatgaactcattcatctagccactcgcattgacatgcgtttttctgagaggcatcaagagctccgccaggaaaaagacttagatctctggacacctctcccacagtctccactgcaatctgcgcctaggcctcccgccgaggaggccatgcaagtggatcggtctcgcctgaccctggaagagaggaatcgccgtaaggaagagaatctttgtctgtactgtgccagtactgaacattttttggtggattgcccaatccgtcctccacgtctgggaaacgcacgctcgcacccagctctcgtgggtgtggcgtctcttgatgccaagtcggcttctccacgtctcacggtacctgttcggatttccacttcagccagctctcccctctcagccgtggcctgcctggactctggagcttctgggaattttattcgggagtcctttgtgaataaattccgcattccggtgacccgtcttgtcaagccactcctcatttccgcggtcaacggagccaggttggattgcaccgtgcgttaccgcacggagcccctcctaatgtgcatcggacctcatcacgaggagattgtattttttgtccttcctaattgcacttctgaagttctccttggactaccctggcttcaacaccattccccaaccctggattggtccactggggagatcaagagttggggtccctcttgttccaaggactgccttcaaccggttcccagtactccctgccgtgaccctgtggttcctcctgtatccggtccccctaaggtcattaaggactctgcctgccacaggaaatgcccctccccccctcccagttccatcaggcaagcttctgtgtcccctcatggccatcgtcctggtgtcacactgccccgtgccaggtctcgccctctgccctctctccccattcctactcctgcggttctgcctgccgttgaggaatccctccatcctttcccggtgtcctcatcccaggggaggcagttacccgataaagagaaggggagacctaagggggggggtactgttacgcctagcgctccgggtccccgctcctccccggagcgctcacggcgtctttctccctgcagctccccggtcagtcccgctgaccgggagcgctgctctgtcatggccgttggggatgcgattcgcacagcgggacgcgcccgctcgcgaatcgcatcccaggtcacttacccgttcccgtcccctgctgtcatgtgctggcgcgcgcggctccgctctctagggcgcgcgcgcgccagctccctgagacttaaagggccagtgcaccaatgattggtgcctggcccaattagcttaattggctcccacctggtccctgactatatctaacctcctcccatgcacttccttgccagatcttgttgccattgtgccagtgaaagcgttccttgtatgttcctagcctgtgttccagacctcctgccgttgcccctgactacgatccttgctgcctgccccgaccttctgctacgtccgaccttgcttctgtctactcccttgtaccgcgcctatcttcagcagccagagaggttgagccgttgctagtggatacgacctggtcactaccgccgcagcaagaccatcccgctttgcggcgggctctggtgaaaaccagtagtgacttagaaccgatccactagcacggtccacgccaatccctctctggcacagaggatccactacccgccagccggcatcgtgacaattaccaTACTGTTAGTCAATAAAAAAAGGCTATACTAAGACCAGTATTACCatgatacagtgatcatatagagGTAAGATAACAGTTCAGTTGACAGCTGATAGTAGGATATATGGttcaacaggaaaaaaaaagaatctgGATAATTGGTGCAAAACCACTTAAGCCccaagttatatttttttttacaaatctcctTTATTGTGTTGCTATCATCATAACGCATTTCTAGGCCAAAGCGAAGACTTTCCCTAATATGTAAGATAGCATGCAATATCTAAAAGTAACAAAATGTATAAATACAATAGACATGGTGCTTGCACAGCACCCTtgaatatagaaaaaaaacagaacacaATACGTGGCACGTCTACAATGCATACATAATATTATGCAATCTCTTAAAAAAACTTACTCCTAAGATGGCTTTAAAAATGCTCAATATGCACTTGAATGCTAAAATAAACAaagatatttatctatctatctatctatctatatatatatatatatatatatattgtcactaTAAGGTTGCTGTATACCTCTCCCAATGCGCTTGTATACTAAGAGCGAAAATTGTGCATGTGGTTAtaggttaaggggtactccagccaatttttttttatactatataCCATGGCTACcaccattaaaataataaactttaacttaccttccgccGCTCCCCCAGTGTTGCTGGAATTAGTTTCCCATCCTCTGGCACAGGACTTCTTCCTGATTTTAGAACCACATTCGTCACATTGCGCTCAGCTATTCAACGGCTGAAGTGATGTCactcctcggctggtgataggctgagcagtgTTTTGGGACCCGATGTGATGCATCAGCCTCTGGCAACAGGTAGAAGCCTGTACCCGTACCGTAACATGACTGGACCAAAGGAGTGGCTGagagtaagttaaagtttattattttaatggtgGCAGCtaggataaataaaataaaaaattaggctgtagtacccctttaatgagtaaaGCATATTGGTCCCAAAAAGTTCATAGACTGAACCAA from the Hyla sarda isolate aHylSar1 chromosome 8, aHylSar1.hap1, whole genome shotgun sequence genome contains:
- the LOC130285335 gene encoding olfactory receptor 1361-like; the encoded protein is MEEGSHLAGSNINVLLKEELDGGDKKMGPEEDNLETESRKPMKNETSDKCFYMLPFSGQTRNKPLIYTFFSLIYLVGVLLNSSIITAICLDVQLHKPMYLFICNLSIVDIFYTSVTVPKLLHILLSGNHIVSFSQCYTQLYFYFTVATAEEILLFIMAYDRYVAICLPLHYHRILSRRNCILITIGFWPVAFINSLVLLTTVLYMTSCHSNIIHQFFCDVKSLTKTTCTGTLMLFVIAGIEILVLGFIPLMCTFISYINIFSVIFKMKSKESRKKAFSTCFSHIIVVCIYFGTCLIGYMIPPYSDILDLIFTIVYTTITPMMNPIIYSLQNSNVQSALLKLMKLRYILKSRQELKQKVK